The Methanoregula sp. UBA64 genome contains the following window.
TGCCGAGGAGTTCGATTGCGGGAGGATTGGCCTTATTGTCGAGGGAGCGCCGGAGATCCGTACGGTATGCTGTGCGCTCGATGCCACGCCCCGGGTGGTCCGGGCAGCACTTGCCGGAAAAGCCGAGATGCTCGTGGTCCATCACACCCCCATCTGGACGCCGCTTACCGCGCTTGTCGGCCCCACCGCCTCGCTCATGCGCGATATCCTTACCGGGCACCTCAACGTGTATGCAATGCACACGAACTTCGACCATGCCCCGTGCGGTGTCAACGATGCGCTCGCGGAACTGCTTGGTCTCTCCGGCTGCCGGCCCATGACCCTTGGCCTTGTCGGGGCATGCACCCTTTCCCGGGAAGAGATCGCGGCACGGCTGGGCGCCCCCCTCAGGATCTGGGGAGAGTGCGTCGCGCCTCAGGAACTCGCGGTAGTTGGCGGGAGCGGGTTTGACCCGGTACTGATGAAGGAGGCATGCGATCTCGGCGCCGATGCGTTTCTCTCGGCAGAGCTCAAGCATTCGGTTGCCCGTGCGGCACCGCTTCCCTGCCTCGAATCCACGCATTATGCGCTCGAAGCCCCGGCCATGAAACGCCTTGCTGCGCAGAAAGGCTGGCAGTATATCGACGACCCGCCAAAAGTCAGCATCATCCCATGAGCGATCCCTGGCAGCTGCTCTTACAGAGAAAGGCGCTGGACGAAG
Protein-coding sequences here:
- a CDS encoding Nif3-like dinuclear metal center hexameric protein, producing the protein MHVRDFAAEMETLAPPSLAEEFDCGRIGLIVEGAPEIRTVCCALDATPRVVRAALAGKAEMLVVHHTPIWTPLTALVGPTASLMRDILTGHLNVYAMHTNFDHAPCGVNDALAELLGLSGCRPMTLGLVGACTLSREEIAARLGAPLRIWGECVAPQELAVVGGSGFDPVLMKEACDLGADAFLSAELKHSVARAAPLPCLESTHYALEAPAMKRLAAQKGWQYIDDPPKVSIIP